A single genomic interval of Zobellia nedashkovskayae harbors:
- a CDS encoding polysaccharide deacetylase family protein has product MSKPYLSLSLDMDNQWSYMKIHGEEGWEKYPSYLDIFVPHVLQVLEELDLKITFFIVGQDAAFAKNHQYLRQIADAGHDIANHSFKHETWLHLYTKEEMKTEIDSAHDIIYEVTGKAPSGFRGPGFSWSGTLLEVLAEKGYKYDASTLPTVIGPLARLYYFSTSNLTKEEKEDRKEIFGKFSDGFKKLKPYFWKTNKNQQLLELPVTTMPVFRIPFHLSYLIYISNISSNLMMLYLNIAIFLCKITKTEPSFLLHPLDLIGGDQITSLAFFPGMNVSSERKVFIFKKVMKKLGKHFTLTDMNGHVDAIIDKKSLKTVQVPN; this is encoded by the coding sequence ATGAGCAAGCCTTATTTGAGTCTTTCACTAGATATGGACAACCAGTGGTCTTATATGAAGATACACGGTGAAGAAGGATGGGAAAAATACCCTTCTTATCTAGACATTTTTGTACCGCATGTACTTCAAGTACTAGAAGAGCTGGACTTGAAAATTACATTTTTTATTGTGGGCCAAGATGCCGCATTCGCGAAAAATCATCAATATCTAAGGCAAATTGCAGATGCAGGGCATGATATTGCCAACCATTCCTTTAAGCATGAAACATGGCTTCATCTTTATACGAAGGAGGAGATGAAAACCGAAATTGATTCTGCACATGATATTATTTATGAGGTTACCGGAAAAGCCCCTAGTGGATTTAGAGGGCCTGGTTTCAGCTGGAGTGGGACCCTATTGGAGGTTTTAGCGGAAAAAGGCTATAAATATGATGCCTCTACACTACCAACAGTAATAGGTCCATTAGCTAGATTATACTATTTCAGTACATCTAATCTAACTAAAGAGGAAAAAGAAGACAGAAAAGAAATTTTTGGTAAATTTTCCGATGGATTCAAAAAATTGAAGCCCTACTTTTGGAAGACCAATAAGAATCAGCAATTGTTGGAGTTGCCAGTAACAACTATGCCTGTATTTAGAATACCCTTTCACCTTAGCTACCTTATTTATATTAGTAACATCTCATCCAATTTGATGATGTTGTATTTAAATATTGCGATTTTCTTATGTAAAATAACGAAGACAGAGCCTAGCTTTTTATTACATCCGTTGGATTTGATCGGGGGAGACCAAATAACAAGTTTGGCATTTTTCCCAGGAATGAATGTTTCGAGCGAAAGAAAAGTGTTCATATTTAAAAAAGTAATGAAGAAACTGGGTAAACATTTCACCTTAACCGACATGAACGGGCACGTAGATGCCATAATAGACAAGAAGAGCTTAAAAACAGTGCAAGTGCCAAACTAA
- a CDS encoding glycosyltransferase family 2 protein, with protein sequence MPTISDKIDLKKPLVSIILPAYNEEAILEKNVSLLYDYLNTLDNSYNWEVLIINDGSTDNTMTIANSLAKSKDNLRAYHHIVNRNLGTALRTGFKHSKGKYVIVLDIDLSYSPDHIGKLLSEIMTTEADVVIASPYMKGGKNTAVPRLRLLLSKTVNYMMRVASRLKIYTFTGMVRAYNGDFIRSLNTKSSTFDINTEIILKAYILRARVIEIPAHLDWSEQQKLGKTRTSSLRIVMGIFNGLANSFIFRPYMFFWVLGSITFVLSLYIIIWIFINTYGVYPMTAELAHGFEDRFSYAVSEVFRQRPYSFIVGGTTMIISIQLLGLGFISLQKKRYFDELFHLNSAILKETKKS encoded by the coding sequence ATGCCAACCATATCCGACAAGATTGATTTAAAAAAGCCCCTTGTTTCTATTATTTTACCTGCATATAATGAAGAAGCGATACTCGAAAAAAATGTATCACTTCTGTATGATTATTTGAATACGTTAGATAATTCATATAACTGGGAAGTCTTAATCATAAATGACGGAAGTACGGATAACACCATGACAATTGCCAATTCACTTGCAAAGTCAAAGGACAATTTACGCGCCTATCATCATATAGTGAACAGAAATCTAGGCACAGCCCTAAGAACAGGCTTTAAACATAGTAAGGGTAAATATGTTATTGTTTTAGATATTGACCTAAGCTATTCACCAGACCATATAGGAAAACTTTTATCAGAGATAATGACTACAGAAGCCGATGTGGTTATTGCTTCTCCCTATATGAAAGGAGGCAAGAACACAGCAGTGCCGCGTTTAAGGTTACTATTAAGTAAGACTGTAAACTACATGATGCGAGTAGCATCACGTTTAAAAATTTATACTTTTACTGGAATGGTCAGGGCTTACAATGGTGATTTTATACGGTCATTAAACACCAAATCAAGCACCTTTGACATCAATACCGAAATCATACTAAAAGCATACATATTAAGAGCCAGAGTTATTGAAATACCAGCACATTTAGACTGGTCCGAACAACAAAAGCTTGGTAAAACGCGTACATCAAGTCTCCGCATTGTAATGGGGATATTTAATGGTCTTGCCAATAGCTTTATTTTTAGACCGTATATGTTCTTTTGGGTATTGGGGTCGATTACTTTTGTTCTCTCCCTTTATATTATTATATGGATTTTCATTAATACCTATGGTGTATATCCTATGACAGCAGAATTAGCACATGGTTTTGAAGATCGTTTTTCTTACGCAGTGTCCGAAGTTTTCAGACAAAGGCCATATTCGTTTATTGTTGGTGGTACCACTATGATTATATCTATTCAATTATTGGGTCTTGGCTTCATATCTTTGCAGAAGAAAAGATATTTTGATGAACTGTTTCATCTAAATTCAGCCATACTCAAAGAAACCAAAAAATCATAA
- a CDS encoding heparin lyase I family protein → MELTVTDAEGLTSTSSLSINVIEAVEVGPLDCSTGGKTAGESGNKVWCWGDIAFPTWSGSSGVSFSDKQLYIDSQCDEQQVTKSGDRLKFSVNPNSPNVANWCSEDYNIRAEVRTEPWNVRHPKGTEEWFGWSYSFGNNYVIDENNEWLFFQVHPGISGKSPHTELMVNREGQYGGKAGEIYIVNHVNYPDYIATGIIPKAGETIDVVVHAIWGDSSNGLLEVWINGQKFYNKQTKTIYDSHPWGGNAKWGIYKWPWRDGDKVQKSVEQGASQLETYLGTVRMITRKPGDTDYGKDSYSMVAPN, encoded by the coding sequence GTGGAGCTAACGGTTACGGATGCTGAAGGTCTTACTAGTACTTCATCTTTAAGTATTAATGTAATTGAAGCTGTAGAGGTAGGCCCTCTTGATTGTAGCACTGGTGGTAAAACAGCCGGGGAATCAGGAAATAAAGTCTGGTGTTGGGGAGATATTGCATTTCCTACATGGTCAGGAAGCTCGGGAGTTTCGTTTAGCGATAAACAGTTATATATTGATTCTCAATGTGACGAGCAGCAGGTAACTAAATCAGGGGATAGACTTAAATTTAGTGTAAACCCTAATAGTCCTAATGTTGCAAATTGGTGTAGTGAAGATTATAATATTAGAGCAGAAGTAAGAACGGAACCATGGAATGTTCGCCATCCAAAAGGAACCGAGGAATGGTTTGGGTGGAGTTATTCATTTGGCAATAACTATGTTATTGATGAAAATAATGAATGGCTATTTTTTCAAGTTCATCCGGGAATATCAGGAAAGTCTCCTCATACGGAGCTAATGGTTAATAGAGAAGGTCAATATGGTGGTAAGGCAGGTGAAATATACATAGTGAATCACGTTAATTATCCTGATTATATTGCTACTGGTATTATTCCTAAAGCAGGTGAAACTATAGATGTTGTTGTCCATGCTATTTGGGGCGATAGCTCCAATGGTCTATTGGAAGTCTGGATAAATGGGCAAAAGTTTTATAATAAACAAACCAAGACTATTTATGATTCACACCCTTGGGGAGGAAATGCCAAATGGGGTATTTATAAATGGCCATGGAGAGATGGTGATAAAGTGCAAAAGTCTGTGGAACAAGGGGCTTCCCAACTTGAAACATATCTTGGAACGGTACGGATGATAACCCGTAAGCCTGGAGATACAGATTATGGAAAAGACTCTTATTCTATGGTTGCTCCCAATTAA